In a genomic window of bacterium:
- a CDS encoding PAS domain S-box protein, which translates to MTKSKIRSERRIARGMTLRWVPGLAVLAALALAGFLIFDENVRSVEATASLINEAGRQRVLSQRAALRARHLANLPVAGADADRAPIRSELGEIAQQMASVHSRLLAGEPLLERPDDMPAALARIFEEPPHELDRRCRSFVAAVVSLAEDKPLDFEALETVLEIAEEGTFLGSLDAVANELERYTESRLRRSRRALVAVTLANLAVLVVLSLAVFRPMVRNTRRHLRRLREQGEEHRLTLDSALTSIAVVDPAGLLTTANRFLCQLTGYDESELIGSRWLDLIHPDNAADAEELLTRVLAGEAGFQARPMRLVTRSGEVRSGLIRCGVQLDENDEPVRVVIHFEDSTERLKAEEEARQSRERLAQVDRVTAMGEMAGGLAHEINQPLTAIASYAQACRRWVESGKVESGNLMTTLGKIGEQALRAGKVIRRLRTFVSRHETGAEVVDLNAVVTEAVALAEADARMHGCAIETVLSADLEPVIADPIQLEQVVLNLIRNGIEAHQDTGAAARVLVSTSALGSEAVEVTVVDNGKGLPDKPEKLFEPFYSTKTSGMGMGLSISRTLVASHGGRLWCQPNSDGGAAFLFSIPTAVENRRRMLG; encoded by the coding sequence ATGACGAAAAGCAAGATCCGCTCGGAACGACGCATCGCTCGCGGGATGACTTTGAGGTGGGTCCCCGGTCTGGCGGTCCTAGCCGCCTTGGCGCTTGCCGGGTTCTTGATCTTCGACGAGAACGTGCGCTCGGTGGAAGCCACCGCGTCCTTGATCAATGAGGCGGGGCGCCAGCGAGTCCTGTCCCAGAGAGCAGCCCTGCGCGCTCGGCACCTGGCGAACCTGCCGGTTGCCGGTGCGGACGCGGATCGCGCTCCGATCCGCTCCGAGCTGGGCGAGATCGCCCAACAGATGGCGAGCGTCCACTCGCGTCTTCTCGCCGGAGAGCCGCTGCTCGAGCGACCCGATGACATGCCGGCGGCGCTGGCGCGGATCTTCGAAGAGCCGCCGCATGAGCTCGATCGCCGATGCCGAAGTTTTGTCGCCGCGGTCGTTTCCCTGGCGGAGGACAAGCCACTCGATTTCGAGGCGCTGGAAACCGTGCTGGAAATAGCCGAGGAGGGGACGTTTCTGGGCAGCCTCGATGCCGTGGCCAACGAGCTCGAGCGCTACACCGAGAGCCGCCTGCGCCGATCTCGGCGAGCTCTGGTCGCGGTGACGCTGGCCAATCTCGCGGTTCTGGTCGTGCTCTCCCTGGCGGTGTTCCGGCCGATGGTCAGGAACACCCGGCGTCATCTGCGGCGGCTGCGAGAGCAGGGAGAGGAGCACCGCCTGACCCTCGACAGCGCGCTCACCAGCATTGCCGTGGTCGATCCGGCCGGGCTTCTGACCACCGCCAACCGGTTCCTGTGCCAGCTCACCGGTTACGACGAAAGTGAGCTCATCGGTTCGCGCTGGCTCGATCTCATCCATCCGGACAACGCCGCGGATGCCGAGGAGCTGCTGACCCGGGTTCTGGCCGGCGAGGCCGGGTTCCAGGCGCGCCCGATGCGATTGGTGACCCGGTCGGGCGAGGTTCGCAGCGGTCTGATTCGGTGCGGCGTCCAGCTCGACGAGAACGACGAGCCGGTACGAGTCGTCATCCATTTCGAGGACTCGACCGAGCGTCTGAAGGCGGAGGAAGAAGCCCGGCAGAGCCGGGAGCGACTCGCACAAGTCGATCGGGTCACCGCGATGGGAGAGATGGCCGGCGGTCTCGCCCACGAGATAAACCAGCCCCTGACCGCGATTGCCTCCTACGCCCAGGCCTGTAGGAGATGGGTCGAGTCCGGCAAGGTCGAGTCGGGGAATCTGATGACCACTCTCGGCAAGATCGGCGAGCAGGCGCTGCGAGCGGGCAAAGTGATCCGTCGGCTGCGGACCTTTGTGAGCCGGCATGAGACCGGCGCCGAGGTCGTGGACCTAAACGCCGTCGTCACCGAGGCCGTGGCTCTGGCAGAGGCCGACGCCCGCATGCACGGTTGTGCGATCGAGACGGTGCTGTCGGCCGACCTGGAGCCCGTGATCGCGGACCCGATTCAGCTCGAGCAGGTCGTGCTCAACCTCATCCGGAATGGTATCGAGGCGCACCAAGACACCGGCGCCGCCGCAAGGGTGCTGGTATCCACCTCGGCGCTGGGATCCGAAGCCGTCGAGGTGACTGTTGTCGACAACGGCAAGGGTCTGCCGGACAAACCGGAGAAGCTGTTCGAGCCGTTCTACTCGACCAAGACCTCGGGCATGGGCATGGGCCTCTCGATCAGTCGGACCCTCGTC
- a CDS encoding response regulator transcription factor, with translation MNDSETVFVIDDDPAVRDSLELLVRSVELPVEAFASGTEFIQSYRPEMSGCVVLDVRMPGLSGIELQEQLSARGSTLPIIFITAHADVPTAVKALKAGAVDFIQKPFSDQDLLDKIHQAFDLDTEKRQAARLRHEIRERMESLTQREREVMALVVEGLTNKVIAHRLELSQRTVEIHRARVMSKMQADSVAQLVRMAMAENEGARLFEPDSSPA, from the coding sequence ATGAACGACAGTGAAACCGTATTCGTAATCGACGATGATCCGGCGGTCCGCGACTCGTTGGAGCTCCTGGTCCGCTCGGTCGAGCTGCCCGTGGAAGCCTTCGCCTCGGGCACCGAGTTCATTCAGTCCTACCGGCCCGAGATGTCCGGTTGCGTAGTGCTCGACGTGCGCATGCCGGGCCTCAGCGGGATCGAGCTGCAGGAGCAGTTGTCCGCCAGGGGTTCCACACTACCGATCATCTTCATCACCGCACACGCCGACGTGCCGACGGCGGTCAAGGCGCTCAAAGCCGGTGCCGTCGACTTCATCCAGAAGCCGTTCAGCGATCAAGACCTCCTCGACAAGATCCATCAGGCTTTCGACCTCGACACCGAGAAGCGCCAGGCGGCTCGGCTTCGACATGAGATTCGAGAGCGAATGGAAAGCCTGACCCAGAGGGAGCGCGAGGTCATGGCGCTGGTCGTCGAAGGCCTGACCAACAAGGTCATCGCGCACCGCCTGGAGCTGAGCCAGCGAACCGTCGAGATTCACCGCGCGCGAGTGATGAGCAAGATGCAAGCCGACTCCGTCGCCCAGCTGGTACGCATGGCGATGGCGGAAAATGAGGGCGCTCGCTTGTTCGAACCCGACTCGAGCCCGGCCTGA